A section of the Candidatus Margulisiibacteriota bacterium genome encodes:
- the rpmE gene encoding 50S ribosomal protein L31 produces the protein MKKNIHPQVKEIVATCVCGAQYNTYSTKDEIRVDICGACHPFYTGSEKIMDTEGRVERFKRRYKTK, from the coding sequence ATGAAGAAAAATATACATCCACAAGTTAAGGAAATCGTAGCAACCTGTGTATGTGGGGCGCAATATAATACTTATTCCACCAAAGATGAAATAAGAGTTGATATCTGCGGTGCCTGTCATCCTTTTTATACCGGGTCAGAAAAAATAATGGATACCGAAGGACGCGTAGAACGTTTCAAGAGACGTTATAAAACAAAATAG
- the prfA gene encoding peptide chain release factor 1, translating into MDLSEKFKELEHKFALIESEMSNPETISNLDRYRELNIKRMELEEPVNKYREYTKLAQELYDTRELLNSSSDKDMMALAKDELDALQKKEEILKQELTFMLIPTDPHDKKNVYLEIRSGTGGEEAALFARDLYEMYIRYAARRNWQVEVVDMAEADAGGFAKVVVYIQGLNVFGRLKFESGTHRVQRVPVTEASGRIHTSAATVAIIHEADEVDVKIDPKDLKIDTYRSSGAGGQHVNKTESAIRITHIPSGLIVSCQEDRSQHKNRDKAMKLLAAKLVEMEEENRNKKESETRKMQVGSGDRSEKIRTYNYPQGRVTDHRIGLTLYRLESIMQGDIDEIIDALITADRLEKLKNI; encoded by the coding sequence ATGGATTTAAGTGAAAAATTTAAAGAACTTGAACATAAATTCGCTTTGATCGAGAGCGAAATGTCTAACCCGGAAACCATTTCCAATCTTGACCGCTATCGGGAGTTGAATATAAAGCGCATGGAACTGGAAGAACCCGTTAACAAATACAGAGAATATACCAAACTTGCCCAAGAACTTTATGATACGAGAGAACTGCTGAATTCTTCAAGTGACAAAGATATGATGGCACTGGCTAAGGATGAGCTTGATGCCTTGCAGAAAAAGGAAGAAATCCTCAAGCAAGAATTGACTTTTATGCTTATACCTACAGACCCGCACGATAAAAAAAATGTGTATCTGGAAATACGTAGCGGTACTGGTGGCGAAGAAGCAGCACTGTTTGCCCGAGATCTTTATGAGATGTATATTCGTTACGCTGCACGCAGGAACTGGCAGGTAGAAGTTGTAGATATGGCGGAAGCAGATGCGGGCGGATTCGCTAAAGTTGTTGTTTATATACAGGGCCTGAACGTATTCGGACGTCTCAAGTTTGAAAGCGGCACACATCGTGTGCAGCGAGTGCCGGTTACCGAAGCCAGTGGCAGGATACATACATCAGCCGCTACAGTGGCGATTATACATGAAGCTGATGAGGTGGATGTCAAAATCGATCCTAAGGATTTGAAGATCGATACCTACCGTTCCAGCGGTGCGGGCGGACAACATGTAAATAAAACCGAATCCGCTATTCGTATTACTCATATCCCCAGCGGACTTATCGTTTCCTGTCAGGAAGACAGGTCACAGCATAAGAACAGGGATAAAGCTATGAAGCTGCTGGCTGCCAAGCTGGTGGAGATGGAAGAAGAAAATCGTAATAAAAAAGAAAGTGAAACCAGAAAAATGCAGGTGGGCTCTGGTGACCGCAGTGAAAAGATCAGAACCTATAATTATCCTCAGGGCAGGGTAACAGATCACCGGATAGGGCTGACTCTTTACAGACTGGAAAGTATAATGCAGGGAGACATTGATGAAATTATCGATGCGCTTATTACTGCGGATCGACTGGAAAAGTTAAAGAATATATAA
- a CDS encoding phosphoribosyltransferase family protein produces MLNRILDKLFPRVCLCCKSISADRICNNCRPVKKEPAEFQTGCYYLYPYQGNLKEILHEYKFKAQKKIVSQYLKDQLKTDFFINYDLVIPVPSHWLRFFQRGFNHLHYLYNFLPNICYGLVRRKKYTCYFYKLKRQEREVIIKGAFQVLRPDLIKGKKVLIVDDIYTTGTTFNELKQELLKYNPLSVDGFFICRA; encoded by the coding sequence TTGTTAAACCGCATACTGGATAAGCTTTTCCCCCGTGTTTGTCTGTGCTGTAAATCCATCTCGGCGGACAGAATTTGTAATAATTGCCGACCGGTTAAAAAAGAACCTGCGGAGTTTCAAACGGGATGTTATTATTTATACCCATATCAGGGAAATCTCAAGGAAATTTTACATGAATACAAGTTTAAAGCACAGAAGAAAATTGTTTCCCAATATTTAAAGGACCAGCTAAAGACGGATTTTTTTATTAATTATGATCTGGTTATCCCTGTCCCGTCACATTGGTTGCGTTTTTTTCAAAGAGGGTTTAATCACCTGCATTATCTTTATAATTTTCTTCCTAATATTTGCTACGGTCTGGTACGCAGGAAAAAGTATACCTGCTATTTTTATAAATTGAAAAGACAGGAACGGGAAGTAATTATCAAAGGCGCTTTTCAGGTATTGCGACCTGACCTTATCAAGGGTAAGAAGGTTCTTATCGTTGATGATATTTATACAACAGGTACCACCTTTAATGAACTGAAACAGGAGCTTCTAAAATATAATCCGTTGTCGGTAGATGGATTTTTTATATGTAGGGCTTAG
- a CDS encoding DUF1385 domain-containing protein, which yields MGYVGGQALIEGVMMKGDKYISTAVYNPSHNLVVNKEEFVPISKKYPMLKLPILRGFVSLIEMMVIGMKTLVYSINIASEEHEKISKNELSSSIVISLMVSIGIFIIIPAIFFNYLRIHFASVNILLLNAIEGCIRISIFLGFLGSTLLMKDMVRVYQFHGAEHKAVNAFEAGEKLTVENVKKYSRIHIRCGTSFIVFVLITSIFVFSLIGRQDLLHRIFFKLLLFPLISGIAYELIRLAAKFHSNIFCKMLITPGLLVQRMTTKEPDEMQITAAISALKEVI from the coding sequence ATGGGATATGTAGGAGGGCAGGCACTGATTGAAGGAGTAATGATGAAAGGGGATAAATATATCTCTACAGCTGTTTATAATCCGTCACATAATTTGGTTGTAAATAAAGAGGAATTTGTTCCAATATCGAAGAAATACCCGATGTTAAAGCTGCCGATTTTACGCGGATTTGTATCACTTATTGAAATGATGGTAATTGGCATGAAAACTTTAGTATATTCTATTAATATTGCCAGTGAAGAACATGAAAAAATATCTAAAAATGAACTTAGTTCTTCAATTGTTATCAGTTTGATGGTGTCTATCGGTATATTTATTATTATCCCCGCTATCTTTTTTAATTATTTGAGAATACATTTCGCCAGCGTCAATATCCTTTTGCTTAATGCCATTGAAGGTTGTATCAGAATAAGTATTTTTTTGGGATTTTTGGGTTCCACTCTGCTTATGAAAGATATGGTCAGAGTTTATCAATTTCATGGCGCAGAGCATAAAGCGGTAAACGCGTTTGAAGCAGGAGAGAAACTTACTGTGGAAAATGTCAAAAAATATTCCCGTATTCATATTCGTTGTGGCACTTCTTTTATAGTTTTCGTGCTGATCACATCCATCTTTGTTTTTTCTTTGATAGGCAGGCAGGACCTTTTGCACAGGATTTTTTTCAAACTGCTTTTGTTCCCGCTGATTTCCGGAATTGCTTATGAATTGATCAGACTGGCGGCCAAATTTCATAGCAATATATTTTGCAAAATGCTGATTACACCTGGACTATTGGTTCAGAGAATGACAACCAAAGAGCCTGATGAAATGCAGATAACCGCTGCTATAAGTGCCTTGAAAGAAGTAATCTGA
- the thyX gene encoding FAD-dependent thymidylate synthase encodes MKVQLISHTPLPIKVIYLACRTCYSKAGPLSQSDVPENKMLSLIRKTILSGHHSVLEHASFTFGVEGISRVSTHQLVRHRHASYAQQSQRYVEYDAGSINFIKPKKIKNKKRYERMINSLFEFYQEMLEDGVPAEDARYILPNATPTNIMVTMNYREIMQFCNLRLCYRAQWEILDLAKAMKKEIIRISSFLGSFLEPKCQLQGYCAEDDCCGHYKFAAESVVVKKERRKKWDM; translated from the coding sequence ATGAAAGTTCAGCTGATAAGTCATACACCCTTACCGATTAAGGTTATATATTTGGCTTGCAGGACCTGTTACAGCAAGGCAGGACCACTGAGCCAGAGCGATGTCCCCGAAAACAAGATGCTAAGTTTGATAAGAAAAACCATTTTATCAGGTCATCATTCGGTTCTGGAGCATGCCAGTTTTACTTTTGGTGTAGAAGGTATCAGCAGGGTAAGCACTCATCAACTGGTAAGACATCGACATGCTTCTTATGCCCAGCAGTCTCAACGTTATGTAGAATATGATGCAGGCAGTATCAATTTTATCAAACCTAAAAAGATAAAGAATAAAAAAAGGTATGAGCGTATGATAAATTCTCTATTTGAATTTTATCAAGAAATGCTGGAAGATGGTGTTCCGGCGGAAGACGCAAGATATATTCTGCCCAACGCTACCCCGACCAATATCATGGTTACAATGAACTATCGGGAGATCATGCAGTTTTGTAACTTGAGGTTGTGTTACAGGGCGCAGTGGGAAATCCTGGATTTGGCTAAAGCTATGAAAAAGGAAATAATCAGGATATCATCCTTTTTGGGAAGTTTTCTGGAACCAAAATGTCAGCTTCAAGGCTATTGCGCTGAAGATGATTGTTGCGGACACTATAAATTTGCAGCTGAAAGCGTAGTTGTCAAAAAAGAAAGGCGAAAAAAATGGGATATGTAG
- the prmC gene encoding peptide chain release factor N(5)-glutamine methyltransferase — MTEIWTVKKILEWSEEYFAKQQIDSPKLTAQILLSHVLRCKRIELFLNYEQPLTSTNLKNYKELVLRRVKHEPVDYITGQSEFMGHTFHVGQGVLIPRPETEILAEKAIEYLKSQSVLPLVVDIGTGSGALAVSLKKNVPELIVWATDISRPALDMAMQNAKENQTEINFFEGFFPEIPFLEDKSLSLLLVSNPPYIKTAEIKNLQPEVKDFEPQEALDGGPDGLEVIKLIFDLIKSLPNQLTLFMEIGYDQSSEVMDLAKKERLQEIILIPDYQQIPRIIKVVKPHTG; from the coding sequence ATGACTGAAATCTGGACCGTTAAGAAGATTTTGGAATGGTCCGAAGAATATTTTGCCAAACAACAGATAGATTCCCCGAAATTAACCGCGCAGATATTGCTTAGTCACGTGCTGAGGTGCAAACGGATAGAGCTTTTTCTTAATTATGAACAGCCTTTAACCTCTACCAATTTGAAAAATTACAAAGAGCTTGTTTTGCGCCGCGTCAAACACGAGCCTGTTGATTATATTACCGGTCAAAGTGAATTCATGGGGCATACTTTTCATGTAGGTCAAGGAGTTTTGATCCCCAGACCGGAAACCGAAATCCTGGCAGAAAAAGCTATTGAATATTTAAAAAGTCAAAGTGTTCTGCCTTTAGTTGTTGATATTGGGACCGGTTCCGGCGCACTGGCCGTATCTTTAAAAAAAAATGTCCCGGAACTTATAGTCTGGGCAACGGATATTTCAAGACCAGCGCTGGATATGGCCATGCAAAATGCCAAGGAAAATCAGACAGAAATTAATTTTTTTGAGGGATTTTTTCCTGAAATACCTTTTTTAGAAGATAAAAGTTTATCTTTATTGCTTGTTTCTAATCCGCCTTATATTAAAACCGCTGAAATTAAAAATTTACAACCGGAAGTAAAGGATTTTGAGCCGCAAGAAGCTTTAGACGGTGGACCGGATGGCCTTGAGGTTATTAAATTGATCTTTGACCTGATCAAGTCTTTACCTAATCAGTTGACTCTGTTTATGGAAATAGGTTATGACCAGAGTAGTGAAGTGATGGACCTGGCTAAAAAAGAGCGACTTCAAGAAATTATTTTAATACCTGATTATCAACAGATACCAAGGATTATCAAAGTTGTTAAACCGCATACTGGATAA